The window TTCTCAGGAAGGCACATTCAGGCCTTCTGCCCACCACAGATTAACCAGAACTAATTAGCAACTCTGTGGGCAAAAAGCCACTTGATCTCACACTCTCAGTGCTGCAAAcgtagcagcagaaagcagttCCATGCATCAGCCCAAGTTTCACAGATGTGTAAAATACTATTTAGGCAATTCCTTCATGTTAAttacatttcctttttaaaatacatttacatAGAATgatcttttatatatatatataggtagatatatatatatataaaattataaaatattcacCATTACAGGTGTTTCAGAAttcataaagaaagaaaaaaaataatttgattgcACCATTTGGACGCTGGATAAGGGAAAATGTTGCAGACTTCACAGATGCTCTCTAAAACAGACTTAAGTTCCTCTGAAGCTCTAAAGGTGAAACAATAAGTACTTCAGTCTTTCTACAgtgacagcaggagatggaCAGCCCAGAGGACTGGGGtttataatgtaaaatataaccTTCATTTCTGTTTACTCTCGTGCCAGTGAGGCAGCTCCCACACATGTCCATGTCCCTCCTTTCCATCAGGGATTCTCACCTTTGCCAGCTCAGCCATTTCACTCTGAGCTAATTTAAGAGAAGCTGCACCAACCCTCTGACTAcatgggaaaagaaatttaCTCACTTTTCTTCCACTTGTAAAAGCCCACAAGCAACACATGCTGGTGATATTTTGTCATGTATGATACTAGGGCCATCTGCAAACTGCGCAACAGCCTTTACTTTTCACAGTCTCAGGAGAATTGAAATGTACTGCAGGGTCTCTGAAGTGatctctgtggagctgcagatgATGAGCCAGTCTGTCTAGGAAGGTCCTTTCAATAATACCAAGAAAAACCAGCTTTGCTCACCTGGGCCAGACTCATCTCCCATAAATCCAATCTATCCTTCATCATAATGCTTCAcatagaaatgaagaaaaaacagaaacaaagcccccaaacaaacaaacaaaaacaataaaaaacaaacccaaaaccaaggagaaaaaacacaagaaagaagaaaatcctttcttaaaGAGACCTGGTCTGACCCTGAAACTGACACTGGGGATGGCTTGGTAAAGCTGGATCTCAGGAAGCTCCTGCCACCCAGCCAGCACCATTCAGAGGGAGGTGGCATctgtctcctggccctgcccatctcccaggctctggcccttCAAGCTGACTGCAGGTACCAGTATCAGCATGGACCCAGCATCAAACTTTACAGACTGCAGAAAGCTGAATCTGGAGCTGAGAACAACAGGGCACCTTGCAAGAACATGCTTTCATCTCTGCAGGACCTGAGGCTATATTTTAAGTGTTGCGGATACATCAGCTGGAGATGAAATTGTAGATAAGCAATGGGATCAAGCAACAAAATAGAGACATCattgcagcatctctgcttAATTAAAATCCAGGACCCAGATCTGAGTTCAAATTCTGAAATATCCTTAAAAAGTACAGTCTGGATACAGATCTTACTTGAGGCTGATCTTCAATATCAAGTAAAgatttctaataattttctcTTGCAGGAGTTCTACCACTTATGCCAAAAGCAGTATTACTTACTGGAATGCTGTTAAGAGTTGAGACAGTGTATTATATACAAATTGCCAGACCTCATTTCTTGTTCATAGATCAGCTTATATGAGAATAAGGAGGTGAAAAAATGGTTGTAACATGCCAAGGTTtcatcacattttcttttccttctgataCATTACTTTGTGAGCTTCTTTAGCTCCCTTCCAGCTGCCTTGGCAGTCAAAACTTCTAGGACCTGAGAGACTGTAAGTCCTTGACCAAAGCAAACTCTTTTGTTGATGCCAAAAAACCTGGGCATCATTTCCACAACTTTTACTTCCTCTAAAGCCTTACCACAGTACCTCGTATCACACCTTCCCTTTGTCATTAACCCAGCCATGGTGATCAAAAGCTCTCTCATGAGGCAGTGCCATGTATATGCATTGTGGAGCTGTGCTAACTATGAGGAGCATGAAGGACTGGAAATTCCCTAGTTTTAATAAGAGGCTGCACAGACATATTATGGTCTGGGAGTAGAATAATACAATTGTCATGAAGCTGCATATTCTGGGCGTGCTGTCCACAGCTTGCCCAGGTAAAGCATAGGCTGCTGCCCGTGAAAGAACATGGACCCAAACAAGAACTCCAGGCTCTCATCTGGTTTAATGATTTCCCTCAACAAAACTGACAGCACAGACTTAGTTTTCTGCACTGCTCCCATGTGGTACTTTACACAAATAAAGAGTGCAGTGGGGAGGATCAAAGACTGCGGCTCGTGACAAGGAAAAGCCCTCTTGTTTTTCACATTCCCTTTGGAAATGGAAGGAGAAAATTCttcctgaagaagaagaagatgtATTGCTTGTGTTTGTGGGCCCATAACTTCTCAAAAATACTCTGGCATATCTCTCCTTTTGCAATCAGAGAGTTCAGAGAAAGCACTGCATGGGGGGCTCAGGGCCCTCCAGCCACAATAGCACTAATAAAGTGACACAGTCTGCACAGACCAAGAGTTCATGGGGTGAGTTTGCTAACCACTGGAAATTGCCAGCACTTCACAAAACAAAGTCCTAAACACACGTCTTTTGGGAAATTCTGGCTGACACTCATTGTGGTGGCCATAGCACTTCCTAAGAGTTTACTGCCTAAAGTACAGCCCATCACAGCCACCTGAGGGCCTGCAGACAGACATCTCCAGGAATGATGGCCCCTGAAAGCACATTACAGGGACAatctcagtgctggcagcaacACCTGTGTTCCCATCTCCTCTCTAGTCACCAGTGACTCTTAAATTGCAGAGACAGCACAGGCTGTACCTGACTTTGCCATCACCCACAGTCATAGATCAGGCAATAGATGAGCCTGTGGTGAATGCAGAGTTAGAGGCTTTATAAAGGAAGCTTTAATTCTATTCCCATGGCAGCTGTTGCATATCTGAACACGTATTTGCCTGTAACATTAATGTTTCCTTCAGGAGAGAGTTTAATTCACTTCAAATCCCCCTCTCAGGACTTGTTCATGATCTGTTCTGCAGTCCCACAAATCATCCTCTTTACCATACTCTTAATCAATCTGAAAGCACAGAGGTCCAGGGAGGTGGCAACCAGCCACACTCTCAAGGAAACAGTGTAAAATCATAGGAGAGGAAGTTTAAATGGAGAAgaagcacctggggacatgccACACAGTGGCAATGAAAGACCAAGAGTCAGAGATATGTCAGTCAGGGTGCCAGAGGGCAATAGCCCAAGGACGTAGAGATAAGGAGAtcttcttgcttttctctgctgttggCAGTGCGGAGCTCAGCTGGAGACAGCTGCAGAGGTGTCATCTGGCTCTAAGCAATGATGAACATGGTTGATCCTGGCCTTTGGTGTGACCTTGCCTTGGCTTTCAGTGCTTTCAGCCTGAGGGATCTCCATGCTGGGCAGCCAGCTGCACACTCATTCCTCACCGCACCCGCCTTTTGTGCCCAGGGAAGGAGAGACTGAGCACTCAAACTCGTGAGCAAGACCTGGAAGACTGCAAGAGCAACTAGGCCTTTCCTGTCCAGCTGCTTTCATCCCAGCCCTTGCACAGGCTGGAAAGAGCACATCTCTGATGCAAGGAGAGAGCTGGAGGCAGCGTCTTCaggttgtgtgtgtgtttatcaCTGGAACACCCTTGGGTGCCTCACGCCCTGTGTGATTTGCTCATGCCAGCTTCACCTTCCTCTTCAGCTACCCCCAGCCTCCTGCACTGTGTATTTACGCTGTGTAAATTAGAAAGTCCTTCATTGGAGTCTGGGAAACAATGGTAGGAGTTCCCAAACATCTGGACTTACCTCCTCAGCAGATCTTGTATCCCTGCACCCTGAGCTGCAGTGTTTTGTAACAATGTTTCCTCTCAGCTCTATATCATAATTATACAGAGAtttacctttccttttttccatagGGAGGATGAGACTTTCACAGGGCTTGTTAGAGAACAGGTGTGAGAAATGCAATTCCCTGGGACTGGTTTACCATAAAAAAAGCAGACAGTGAGGGACTAGGCAGGAGCAATGAGGAGAATGAAAAGCAAGACAAAGATACCATGACCTTCCATAGCAAAAGCTTTGCAGGAAACCGTAAAGGATTCAGGCCCATCTTGCACAGAATAGTTTTAACAACAGCAAAATTTCAACAGAGTTGGTCTTGGACACTCCCATTCCAACCATCACAGAAAAGGAataggaggagcagctgctacTCAATCTGCCTCCCACTTCGTCCATCCAGGATCACGGAGCGCCTCTGGGGCTGGTAGAAGCAGCTGGTGGAGGTCTCCAGTCTCTGGCCATTCTTGGGGATGGTCATTTTGTTCCGCAGTGTCACGCCTGCGGGGTCAGACAGATCCCCACAAAtggggctcagggaggagctCTGCGTTGGGCTCCTGATGGGCGACAACAGCACCCTGGAGTCTGCTGAGGACGTGGGGTGGTCCATGATGGGGAAAGGGGGACTGAAGAGAATCAGACTCTGCGGCCTCCCGGGCCTAGATCTGTACGAGGGTTTGGAGAACCCCGATGGCCTCTCTATCTTTGAAGACTGTGGGTTATCTCCAGCTGCCTCCCCACCAGAGGTGCGCTTTCGGCGCAGAACGGGGGCATCCAGAGCAGGATGGTGACTGGACTGAGACGGCTCCAGTGGAGAGCCCAGGCTGCCATGCCAAGGGCAGGGTGAGTCCTTTTGTGCTGGgtcactgttttctttctctgctttggcTTTCTTCTCTGTCAGCGGGCTCTTGGGGGCCTCCAGGTGGCTCCATGCCACCCGTGGAGCTGGCCTGATGGCCTGCTTGGCCTCTGATTCCTTCTTCtcagtggctggagcagcattctgagcctgcaggggctgggggatctGGGTGTACTGAATCTTGGGTGGTATCACAGGCACTGCTCTAGCCTGGCACATCTTAATCATGAAGGAGGTCCTGACTGCTGACACACTGACGGGGGCAGAGTTACGACGGCCGGTGGTGGCGTGGGCCACTGCCAGGTAATCCAAGTCTAGATCCACGGGGGCATTGAAACGGGAGCCCCAGGGAACACcccgagcagcagcagggcagtgtgtcggcagggatgggacagaaTCACTGCTCTTCACTTCCTTCTGCCCATACAGGAGGTTCCCAGGGGCAGATGGCATGGACAGGCTCTCAAACGTGAAGAAatctggggctgggaggagtgAATCCAAGTTGAGGGATGAAGGCCTGGTCTTTATTTTGCGAGGTGTTTCTTCACCTTTATTGCTCAGCGGTGACTCAGCGGCAGAACACAATGCTTTGGTGACAGTCTCTCctcccagggcagtgtcctGAGAGATGGAGAACTTCTCCTTTGTGTTCTTAGTCTGTGAAGAACTGCCTGGGCTATTTTGGTGTGGGAAAGACAACTCAAGCTTTGGGCTCCAAGGGTTTTCTTTGCTCACATGcactttctttccctctgtctCCGAAAGAGAGACTCTTGAGGGTCCTGCTTTCTCACCTGGTGCTTTCTCCCTGATAAGGGGGTACTCAGGTTTTGAAGGCTCTTCTGGAGGACTTGGGCCATTCTCATCTTGCATCACTTTGCCCAAAGCAGAGGGGGACGTGGATGGTGTTTTGGACAGCTCACGAGTCACTGAATGCAGCACGTCACcgcagggctgctgctggtcaGGGGCATCTATGAAAGAGAATGGGGTGGCCCACAGGCTCAGCACCGTGTCTTTGCTGTCCAGGGAGAGGCTGCGACTGAAGCGCGGCCTCAGAGAAAGGCTTGTCTCTGCCCTCTGCCTCTGTGGGTGAAACTCCTGCGTCATCTTCTCCTGAATGTCCTTAAAGGTGGGGGAATGGAGAGGGCTTGTAACCCACTGGTGATCCTCCCAAGGCTCCACAAGTTCTAAGCTCTGCACATTATCTGTCCAGGCATCTTCATCATCCTGGTCAGCAGCATCCTGGGTTCTGCTAACAGCactgccttccttcccctcctggaTTCCAGCTCCACTCAGTGCCTTGGAGGAGAATGTGTCCCTTTCATCAGTAGTCATTATCTCATGTTTCTCCCTCTCAGTCTGGACTCTGGTAAGACCATCCTTTTCTCTCTGGAGCTGGTAAgtgccttctttttctttccctgattCTGGACATGCTCCATTGGAACAAGATAATCCATCACTAGTGGCAATCTCACTAAATTCTGATTGACCATGAAGTGTCCAGTCCGGAGTAGGAGTGAGACATTcactcctgctctctgccattGACTGGTGGTTCTTTGGAGTGGCTGAGCCCGTTGGAACTGTGCCCAGTTTGGGTAGGGCTGAAGCAGCactctgctgtgcagctgcatcagactggcagctggggaggctgtCTTGTTGCTCCGTGCCACTGGCGCCAAATAAAGGCACCTGAGTTATCTGTGGTGCTCTGCTTTCAGATTTCTGCTCAGCGAGTGTGGGACTCTGCCCTGGGCCGGAGCAAAGACTATCTGTTCCTTCTGAAGAGGAGGATTCGGAAATTGGGCTTGTCTTGGGAACAGCTGCTGGCAAGAGCAAGAGCTCCTCTTCAGGTTCAATGATTTTCAGTTCCTGCTGTATGTCTGGCCACAGTGGTTCTAGAAGGGCATTCGATGGGTCCTCCTCCGcctgaaaaacagaggaaatgcCATCACCTGGGAGCTCACAAGTTCCCAGTAAATACccctccattttccccaaatAGCCCTCCTAGAATAGCCAGGCTCCTGGATGAGCATGCTCATGGGTACAGAAACACAGACATACAGACTGCTACCAGTTCAAGGAAGAAAATGCATCTATAAACAAGTGGGTTTATGGAGGAGAAGGTCTGAGGTGCAGCCAAAGGGAAGCCTGGACAGACATAAAGAAATAGTGAGCTGAATGAGTAGCTGGAATGTTCCAGCCCATTTCTCAGCAATTCCCATTCAGGCTCGCTTGGCCTTGCCAGAGAAAATGCATTCCCAAACTGCACACAAACTCGAATGAATAATCTATTCAAGGAGATATGCCAACAGATCTTTAAATAGCTGTCCAGAGATGAGTATCGCTGTAAGAAACTTGGTGAAAAGGCTTTGCTAGAGATACAGAGGAGGCAAAAAATagtaagaatttaaaaaataaaattgtgtgtAGAGAATTGGAGTAAAAAGGACTGTTCAGGCTGTCCAGGACAAATGGGACAGCAAAAATAGAAGGGGAATTCAGAGACCACGGGTCAAAATGTTCAGACATCCGGACAGTCTCACATCTGGAGAGTCTCAGAGCAGACAGATGGTACAGACTGAAATTCTACAGTTACTGGAAAAGATGACCAAAAGGGGACAGTAGGTAGTTACATAAAGGTAAATCACCACATGGAGATTTCACAGAAGTGAAATAAATCAGTTAATGGTCAATTATTGGTGCTGCTTGGCCTAAGTTACAGATTGAGTTTTCACAACTACAGACACACAATGAAACTTTAAACAACCTCCCAGTCACCACCACAACATGGTCCCCCACCTTTCTCATGCCTTCTTCCTTACCACATCTCTTAGGCGTGATCCTCCTTCTGTCTTAGCCATCTCAACCTCCTGTTGgtcacagctgccttctgagGAGACATCCTTCATCTTGAGCTGTCCTTGCTCTGCTTTGTCTGCTGGGAGTGGTCTCTTATGGAATTCTGAAGCTGGTGCTTGTTCCAAGGTGGGATTCTGCTCTGAGGACTGCTGGGGGCCActggtgctgcctgtgcagctgctttgcCCACGTGTTTcctgattttctgctgctggctgtggcatTTCCAGGGACTCAGGTTTCCCAGCTGCCGCCATCTCCTCAGGATGAGAGCCTGGGTCAGAAACACAAACGAATGTAACTACTTGAGACTGAAAACCTGTGCACTGGGACATAGCAGTGCTGCCAAGAGCCAACACCAACTAACAAAGCTGGAGAGCTCCCTCCAGGCACAACCACATGTTTTGAGGTCACCCACTTCCCCAGGCTCCTTACTGCAGCAAGGACGACGCTGACCTGCTATCAAGCCAACACCCACCCTGCTATGGGTTAGTTTCTCTCCTGCCACAAGCTCAAGCTGGAGAAACCTCCACACCACCAAGCTGCAGGGCActtccagcagcccagctgaggaTCCATGCCCCCCTCCTTAACACAGCTTACCTCTGGATGCTgccagtggcagagctggcccCGGCTGTTTCTCCTTGCGCTCCGCAGCCTGCTCTGTCCTGGTGTGGgcccctggctccagagcagaggggctcgTGCTCTCCACCAGAGAAgacagctcctccaggctggaaaGGGAATGCTTCTCCTTGGTGGGCAGGCG is drawn from Zonotrichia leucophrys gambelii isolate GWCS_2022_RI chromosome 1, RI_Zleu_2.0, whole genome shotgun sequence and contains these coding sequences:
- the ARHGAP31 gene encoding rho GTPase-activating protein 31 — encoded protein: MKNKGAKQKLKRKGAASAFGCDLTEYLESSGQDVPYVLKSCAEFIETHGIVDGIYRLSGVTSNIQKLRQEFVSDQCPDLTREVYLQDIHCVGSLCKLYFRELPNPLLTYELYKKFTEAVSRFPEDEQLARIQNVIQELPPSHYRTLEYLIKHLTHLASFSNMTNMHTRNLALVWAPNLLRSKEIEAVGCNGDAAFLEVRVQQLVIEFILNHVDQIFNNTRKASSAENIESASVVKSLTLPSASLPMKLVSLEEAQARSLSASHPARKERRENSLPEIVPVIGSLFHTVVDLPDSKRKLSTKSKKWKSIFNLGRSGSESKSKLSRNGSVFVRAQKLSEKATIRPAKSMDSLCSLPVEGEDDKSRFKRSVTTGGFFVPTKIRTGGTGSSYDLSKENEWEREGSAMGARGSSELGGERGLPRTPQVKSAPEQLKVFRVAEDAENEQTAAKGVLMFYTSETATKSGFPSSLFPLEASPHHQRKALNISEPFAVSVPLRVSAVISTNSTPCRLPTKEKHSLSSLEELSSLVESTSPSALEPGAHTRTEQAAERKEKQPGPALPLAASRGSHPEEMAAAGKPESLEMPQPAAENQETRGQSSCTGSTSGPQQSSEQNPTLEQAPASEFHKRPLPADKAEQGQLKMKDVSSEGSCDQQEVEMAKTEGGSRLRDVAEEDPSNALLEPLWPDIQQELKIIEPEEELLLLPAAVPKTSPISESSSSEGTDSLCSGPGQSPTLAEQKSESRAPQITQVPLFGASGTEQQDSLPSCQSDAAAQQSAASALPKLGTVPTGSATPKNHQSMAESRSECLTPTPDWTLHGQSEFSEIATSDGLSCSNGACPESGKEKEGTYQLQREKDGLTRVQTEREKHEIMTTDERDTFSSKALSGAGIQEGKEGSAVSRTQDAADQDDEDAWTDNVQSLELVEPWEDHQWVTSPLHSPTFKDIQEKMTQEFHPQRQRAETSLSLRPRFSRSLSLDSKDTVLSLWATPFSFIDAPDQQQPCGDVLHSVTRELSKTPSTSPSALGKVMQDENGPSPPEEPSKPEYPLIREKAPGEKAGPSRVSLSETEGKKVHVSKENPWSPKLELSFPHQNSPGSSSQTKNTKEKFSISQDTALGGETVTKALCSAAESPLSNKGEETPRKIKTRPSSLNLDSLLPAPDFFTFESLSMPSAPGNLLYGQKEVKSSDSVPSLPTHCPAAARGVPWGSRFNAPVDLDLDYLAVAHATTGRRNSAPVSVSAVRTSFMIKMCQARAVPVIPPKIQYTQIPQPLQAQNAAPATEKKESEAKQAIRPAPRVAWSHLEAPKSPLTEKKAKAEKENSDPAQKDSPCPWHGSLGSPLEPSQSSHHPALDAPVLRRKRTSGGEAAGDNPQSSKIERPSGFSKPSYRSRPGRPQSLILFSPPFPIMDHPTSSADSRVLLSPIRSPTQSSSLSPICGDLSDPAGVTLRNKMTIPKNGQRLETSTSCFYQPQRRSVILDGRSGRQIE